In a single window of the Luteibacter rhizovicinus DSM 16549 genome:
- a CDS encoding peroxiredoxin produces MTIAVGDKLPDHTLTQFKDGLETVSSLDVLGQGRVVVFAVPGAFTPTCSNKHLPGYIQHMEDFRERGIKVACISVNDAFVMHAWGISQGVPDDLLMLGDGNATFAIALGLELDGTKNGMGIRSKRFAIYAEDGVVKLLHVEAPGEFRVTAAEAMLEAIDA; encoded by the coding sequence TCCCGGATCACACCCTCACCCAGTTCAAGGACGGTCTCGAGACAGTCTCCAGCCTCGACGTCCTCGGCCAGGGCAGGGTCGTCGTGTTCGCGGTGCCGGGTGCCTTCACCCCCACCTGCTCGAACAAGCACCTGCCCGGCTATATCCAGCACATGGAAGACTTCCGCGAGCGCGGCATCAAGGTCGCCTGCATCTCGGTCAACGATGCTTTCGTGATGCACGCCTGGGGCATCTCGCAGGGCGTGCCGGACGATCTGCTGATGCTGGGCGACGGCAATGCCACGTTCGCCATCGCCCTCGGCCTCGAGCTCGACGGCACGAAGAACGGCATGGGCATTCGCTCCAAGCGGTTCGCGATTTATGCCGAAGACGGCGTGGTGAAGCTGCTGCACGTGGAAGCACCCGGCGAGTTCCGCGTCACGGCCGCCGAGGCGATGCTCGAAGCCATCGACGCCTAA
- the gyrA gene encoding DNA gyrase subunit A, which translates to MAELAKEVIRVNIEDEMRQSYLDYAMSVIVGRALPDVRDGLKPVHRRVLFAMNELSNAWNKPYKKSARVVGDVIGKYHPHGDASVYDTIVRMAQPFSLRYMLVDGQGNFGSVDGDNAAAMRYTEVRMARLTHELMADIDKETVDFGPNYDESEHEPLVLPTRVPNLLVNGSAGIAVGMATNIPPHNMTEVINAVLGLIEDPSLGVDELMTFIPGPDFPTAGIINGSSGIVEAYRTGRGRILVRARTSIETEANGRETILVHELPYQVNKARLIEKIAELVKEKKLEGISELRDESDKDGMRVVIEIRRDSMGDVVLNNLFQQTQLQVTFGINMVALLDGQPKLMNLKDILEAFIRHRREVVTRRTIFELRKARQRAHILEGLTVALANIEEMIELIRTSASSAEARERMVARRWEPGLVKALLAATGAESSRPEDMDPRDGLNENGYQLSEAQATEILQMRLHRLTGLEQEKLSDEYREILNTIRALIEILENPARLLEVIREELEQIRTDYGDARRTEIQHSQEDLNVLDLIAPEDVVVTLSHTGYIKRQPASLYRAQKRGGKGRSASALKDEDVVQQLWVVNTHDTLLTFTSTGRVYWLKVYQMPEAGPGARGKPIVNLLPLGEGEKVQALLPVREYDPTCFVFFATRKGTVKKTPLTEFAFQLQKGKAAINLDEGDALVDVAMTGGESDILLFASNGKSVRFDEGTVRSMGRTATGVRGMRLADEAEVVSLIVAAGEGDILTATARGFGKRTTLDEFPKKGRGTQGVIAIQCSDRNGSLVAATQVTETQQLMLISDQGTLVRTRVSEVSQLSRNTQGVTLIKLPKDETLIGVVRLEAEEELEIEGEGEVIDGDVAADLPPIESGPVGDEPSDA; encoded by the coding sequence ATGGCAGAACTCGCCAAAGAAGTCATCCGCGTCAACATCGAAGACGAGATGCGTCAGAGCTATCTCGACTACGCGATGAGCGTCATCGTCGGGCGTGCACTGCCCGATGTGCGCGACGGCCTCAAGCCGGTACATCGACGCGTGCTGTTCGCCATGAACGAGCTGAGCAACGCCTGGAACAAGCCGTACAAGAAGTCGGCCCGCGTGGTCGGTGACGTGATCGGTAAATACCATCCGCACGGCGACGCGTCGGTTTACGACACGATCGTCCGCATGGCTCAGCCGTTCTCGCTGCGCTACATGCTCGTCGACGGCCAGGGTAACTTCGGTTCGGTCGATGGCGACAACGCCGCCGCCATGCGATACACCGAGGTGCGCATGGCGCGCCTCACGCATGAGCTGATGGCCGATATCGACAAGGAAACCGTCGATTTCGGACCGAACTACGACGAAAGCGAACACGAGCCGCTGGTCCTGCCGACCCGCGTGCCGAACCTGCTCGTCAACGGTTCGGCGGGTATCGCCGTCGGCATGGCGACGAACATCCCGCCGCACAACATGACGGAAGTCATCAATGCGGTGCTCGGCCTGATCGAGGATCCCTCGCTCGGCGTCGACGAGCTGATGACCTTCATTCCCGGTCCGGATTTCCCGACCGCCGGCATCATCAACGGCTCGTCCGGCATCGTCGAGGCGTACCGCACCGGTCGCGGCCGTATCCTCGTGCGCGCGCGCACCTCGATCGAAACCGAAGCGAACGGCCGCGAGACGATCCTCGTCCACGAGCTGCCGTACCAGGTGAACAAGGCTCGCCTGATCGAGAAGATCGCCGAGCTGGTCAAGGAAAAGAAGCTCGAAGGCATCAGCGAACTTCGCGACGAGTCCGACAAGGACGGCATGCGCGTGGTCATCGAGATCCGTCGCGATTCCATGGGCGACGTCGTGCTGAACAACCTGTTCCAGCAGACCCAGCTGCAGGTCACGTTCGGTATCAACATGGTGGCCCTGCTCGACGGCCAGCCCAAGCTGATGAACCTCAAGGACATCCTCGAGGCCTTCATTCGCCACCGCCGTGAAGTCGTCACGCGCCGTACCATCTTCGAACTGCGCAAGGCACGCCAGCGCGCACATATCCTCGAAGGCCTCACGGTCGCGCTCGCCAACATCGAAGAGATGATCGAGCTGATCCGCACCTCCGCATCGTCGGCCGAGGCGCGCGAGCGCATGGTCGCCCGTCGCTGGGAGCCGGGCCTGGTCAAGGCGCTGCTCGCCGCCACGGGTGCCGAGTCGTCGCGTCCGGAAGACATGGATCCGCGCGACGGTCTCAATGAGAACGGCTACCAGCTGTCCGAGGCGCAGGCCACCGAAATCCTGCAGATGCGTCTGCATCGCCTCACCGGCCTGGAGCAGGAAAAGCTCTCGGACGAGTACCGCGAAATCCTCAACACGATCCGCGCGCTCATCGAGATCCTCGAGAATCCCGCGCGCCTGCTCGAAGTCATTCGCGAAGAGCTCGAGCAGATTCGCACGGACTACGGCGACGCGCGTCGCACCGAGATCCAGCACTCGCAGGAAGACCTGAACGTGCTCGACCTCATCGCGCCGGAAGACGTGGTGGTGACGCTTTCGCACACCGGTTACATCAAGCGCCAGCCGGCCAGCCTCTACCGCGCGCAGAAGCGTGGCGGCAAGGGTCGCTCGGCCTCGGCACTGAAGGACGAAGACGTCGTCCAGCAGCTGTGGGTGGTCAACACCCATGACACGCTGCTGACCTTCACCAGCACCGGTCGCGTGTACTGGCTCAAGGTGTACCAGATGCCGGAAGCCGGTCCGGGTGCGCGTGGCAAGCCGATCGTCAACCTGCTGCCGCTGGGCGAGGGCGAGAAGGTGCAGGCCCTGTTGCCGGTGCGCGAATACGATCCCACCTGCTTCGTGTTCTTCGCCACCCGCAAGGGCACGGTGAAGAAGACGCCGCTGACCGAGTTCGCGTTCCAGCTGCAGAAGGGCAAGGCCGCCATCAACCTCGACGAGGGCGATGCCCTGGTCGATGTCGCGATGACCGGCGGCGAGAGCGATATCCTGCTGTTCGCGTCGAACGGTAAGTCGGTGCGCTTCGACGAAGGCACGGTCCGCTCGATGGGCCGCACCGCCACCGGCGTGCGCGGCATGCGCCTGGCCGACGAGGCCGAAGTGGTCTCGCTCATCGTGGCGGCGGGTGAGGGCGACATCCTCACCGCGACGGCACGTGGCTTCGGCAAGCGCACGACACTCGACGAGTTCCCGAAGAAGGGCCGCGGCACGCAGGGCGTCATCGCCATCCAGTGCTCGGACCGTAACGGCAGCCTCGTCGCGGCCACCCAGGTCACCGAGACCCAGCAGCTCATGCTGATCTCCGACCAGGGCACGCTGGTCCGCACGCGCGTCTCGGAAGTTTCGCAGCTCAGCCGCAACACGCAGGGCGTGACGCTGATCAAGCTACCCAAGGACGAGACGCTCATCGGCGTGGTTCGCCTGGAAGCCGAGGAAGAGCTGGAGATCGAAGGCGAGGGTGAGGTCATCGATGGTGATGTCGCTGCCGATCTGCCACCGATCGAAAGCGGTCCCGTCGGAGACGAACCGAGCGACGCGTAA
- a CDS encoding GtrA family protein: MSPLRREVALFAVGGLLGFIVDAGIAQGLVGLAGWSVYTARVVSFLSAATVTWWWNRNHTFAQRDSGRSQGAEWIRWMGLMAVGALINNGVYVLAFQLFPALREWPAVAVAAGSVAGSVANFVFARTLLFGAAKTPA, from the coding sequence GTGAGTCCGCTCCGCCGCGAAGTCGCGCTTTTCGCGGTGGGGGGGCTGCTGGGTTTCATCGTGGACGCCGGTATCGCCCAGGGCCTGGTCGGCCTGGCCGGGTGGAGCGTATACACCGCGCGCGTCGTATCGTTCCTCAGCGCGGCGACCGTCACCTGGTGGTGGAACCGCAACCACACCTTCGCACAGCGCGATTCGGGTCGAAGTCAGGGCGCCGAATGGATCCGCTGGATGGGCTTGATGGCGGTCGGCGCCTTGATCAACAACGGCGTCTACGTACTCGCTTTCCAGCTGTTTCCCGCGCTGCGTGAGTGGCCTGCGGTCGCCGTGGCCGCGGGGTCGGTGGCGGGCTCCGTGGCGAATTTCGTGTTCGCCAGGACACTCCTTTTCGGCGCCGCCAAAACACCTGCGTAA
- the mtnA gene encoding S-methyl-5-thioribose-1-phosphate isomerase, which produces MTTNDSHDSIRAVQWQGDRLRLLDQRRLPAEEIWFDCVNSNDVTRAIRDLAVRGAPAIGIAAAWGVVLAAQKGEDLVTAMATLRAARPTAVNLMWALDRMNRGVVAGADAAALETEAQAIQDEDLAANRHMGELGASLIEAGSHVLTHCNTGSLATAGYGTALGVIRAGVAMGNIEQVYAGETRPWQQGARLTMWELVRDGIPAKLIADSAASHLMKDGKVKWVIVGADRIAANGDTANKIGTYQLAIAARHHGVKFMVVAPSTTVDMATATGADIEIELRDATELLSIGGTRTVIEGADAWNPVFDVTPADLIDAIVTERGVILKPDEDQMRILFP; this is translated from the coding sequence ATGACTACGAACGACTCCCACGACTCCATTCGCGCCGTGCAGTGGCAGGGCGATCGACTTCGCCTGCTGGACCAGCGCCGCCTGCCGGCGGAAGAAATCTGGTTCGATTGCGTGAACTCGAACGACGTCACCCGCGCTATTCGTGACCTCGCTGTGCGCGGTGCTCCAGCCATCGGCATCGCCGCCGCGTGGGGCGTGGTGCTCGCCGCGCAGAAGGGTGAAGACCTCGTCACCGCGATGGCGACGCTGCGCGCGGCGCGGCCCACCGCGGTGAATCTCATGTGGGCGCTGGACCGCATGAACCGGGGTGTCGTCGCCGGTGCCGATGCCGCTGCGCTGGAGACCGAAGCGCAGGCCATCCAGGACGAAGACCTCGCCGCCAACCGTCACATGGGCGAACTCGGCGCTTCGCTGATCGAAGCCGGCTCGCACGTGCTCACCCACTGCAATACCGGTTCACTGGCCACTGCCGGCTATGGCACCGCCCTGGGCGTGATTCGTGCCGGTGTCGCGATGGGCAACATCGAGCAGGTCTACGCCGGCGAGACGCGTCCCTGGCAGCAGGGTGCGCGCCTCACCATGTGGGAGCTTGTGCGCGACGGGATTCCCGCCAAGCTGATCGCCGATTCCGCTGCCTCGCACCTGATGAAGGATGGCAAGGTGAAGTGGGTGATCGTCGGCGCCGATCGCATTGCCGCCAACGGCGACACCGCCAACAAGATCGGCACCTACCAGCTCGCGATCGCTGCCCGCCATCACGGCGTGAAGTTCATGGTGGTTGCGCCGTCGACGACCGTCGATATGGCGACGGCCACTGGCGCGGATATCGAGATCGAATTGCGGGACGCGACCGAACTGCTTTCCATCGGTGGCACGCGCACGGTGATCGAAGGCGCCGATGCCTGGAACCCGGTGTTCGACGTGACCCCGGCCGACTTGATCGATGCCATCGTCACCGAGCGCGGCGTCATCCTCAAACCGGACGAAGATCAGATGCGGATCCTGTTTCCGTGA
- a CDS encoding DUF2165 family protein, producing MTARLAKILLSLTLAAFALVVAYDNLVDYGSNFAFVRHVLSMDTTFPDNALRDRAITRPWIWHAGYLLIIAGEAATGLLLLIGSAVLWRARRQSAAGFQAAKRWTVAGCALGFVVWFFGFMVVGGEWFAMWQSKVWNGQEGAFRFYMAIIGVLVFVNQTDGELGGEHRR from the coding sequence ATGACAGCACGCCTGGCCAAGATCCTCCTTTCACTCACGCTGGCCGCTTTTGCGCTGGTGGTGGCGTACGACAATCTCGTCGACTACGGCTCGAATTTCGCCTTCGTTCGCCATGTCCTGTCGATGGATACGACCTTTCCGGATAACGCGTTGCGGGATCGCGCGATCACCCGGCCATGGATCTGGCATGCGGGTTACCTGCTGATCATTGCCGGGGAGGCGGCCACGGGTCTGTTGCTGCTTATCGGAAGCGCTGTCCTGTGGCGTGCGCGGCGGCAGTCGGCAGCGGGTTTCCAGGCGGCCAAACGATGGACTGTCGCGGGTTGCGCCCTGGGCTTCGTCGTCTGGTTCTTCGGCTTCATGGTGGTGGGCGGTGAATGGTTCGCCATGTGGCAGTCGAAGGTCTGGAACGGGCAGGAAGGGGCATTCCGGTTTTATATGGCGATCATCGGGGTGCTGGTTTTTGTCAACCAGACCGACGGCGAGTTGGGCGGAGAGCATCGCCGCTGA
- a CDS encoding class III poly(R)-hydroxyalkanoic acid synthase subunit PhaC, protein MNGHPFSFDPEAARAEVEAFRRKLEAGMETLKHMGPIELGTTPREAVYTEDKLTLWHFKGSKKPTAKTPLLICYALVNTPWMVDLQEDRSMVRNLLAQGEDVYLIDWGYPDGADRWLTLEDYIDGYLDRCIDVIRQRHAVESLNLLGICQGGVFSLCYATLHPEKVRNLVTMVTPVDFHTPDNMLSHWARNIDIDLFVDTYGNVPADVMNFAYLTLKPVRLNQQKYVGLVDILDNPKEVENFLRMEKWIFDSPDQAGEAFREFARDFFQKNQLIKGEARIGGKVIDLKKITHPVLNIYAEQDHLVPPAASTPMAGVIGSKDYTALAFKGGHIGIYVSGRAQAQVPPAIHEWLAKR, encoded by the coding sequence ATGAACGGTCATCCGTTTTCGTTCGATCCCGAGGCGGCGCGTGCGGAAGTCGAAGCGTTCCGTCGCAAGCTTGAAGCCGGGATGGAAACGCTCAAGCATATGGGGCCGATCGAGCTCGGTACGACACCGCGCGAGGCGGTGTACACCGAAGACAAGCTCACGCTCTGGCACTTCAAGGGTTCGAAGAAGCCGACCGCAAAGACGCCGTTGTTGATCTGCTACGCACTGGTCAATACGCCGTGGATGGTCGATCTTCAGGAAGATCGCTCGATGGTGCGCAACCTGCTCGCCCAGGGCGAGGATGTATACCTCATCGACTGGGGGTATCCCGATGGCGCCGACCGCTGGCTCACCCTCGAGGATTACATCGACGGCTACCTCGATCGCTGTATCGACGTGATTCGCCAGCGCCACGCCGTGGAATCGCTGAACCTGCTCGGCATTTGCCAGGGCGGCGTTTTTTCGCTCTGCTATGCCACGCTGCATCCGGAAAAGGTGCGCAACCTGGTGACCATGGTCACGCCGGTAGACTTCCATACGCCGGACAACATGCTGTCGCACTGGGCACGCAACATCGACATCGACCTGTTCGTCGACACCTATGGAAACGTTCCGGCGGATGTCATGAACTTCGCGTATCTCACGCTGAAGCCGGTGCGCCTGAACCAGCAGAAGTACGTTGGACTTGTCGATATCCTCGACAACCCGAAAGAGGTCGAGAACTTCCTGCGCATGGAGAAATGGATCTTCGATTCGCCGGACCAGGCAGGCGAAGCCTTCCGCGAATTCGCCCGCGATTTCTTCCAGAAGAATCAGCTGATCAAGGGCGAGGCGCGCATCGGTGGCAAGGTCATCGATCTGAAGAAGATCACGCATCCCGTGCTCAACATCTACGCCGAGCAGGATCATCTCGTGCCGCCGGCAGCGTCCACGCCGATGGCCGGTGTGATCGGCAGCAAGGACTACACCGCGCTCGCCTTCAAGGGTGGTCATATCGGTATTTATGTCTCGGGGAGGGCCCAGGCTCAGGTGCCTCCGGCGATCCACGAGTGGTTGGCGAAGCGCTAG